The window CGATTGACGTTGGGCAACTGCGCGACCACGCCGATCGAACCGAGGATCGCGAACGGCGCGCTGATGATCTTCTCGCCGATGCACGCCATCATGTAGCCGCCGCTGGCCGCGACCTTGTCGATGCACACGGTCAATGGCACGCCGGCCTCACGGATACGCGCCAGTTGCGAGGACGCCAGACCGTAGCTGTGGACCATGCCGCCGCCGCTTTCCAGGCGCAGCACCACTTCATCCTTCGGCGTGGCGAGGGTCAGCAGCGCGGTAATTTCGTGACGCAAGCTTTCGGTGGCCGAAGCCTTGATGTCGCCGTCGAAATCCAGCACGAACACCCGGGGTTTGGTCTCGGGTTGTTTCTTCTGCTTTTTCTCGGTTTTAGCCTGGGACTTGCGCAGGGCCTTGAGCTGGTCCTTGTCGAGCAAGGTTTGCTCCAGCCGTTCACGCAGCCCTTTGTAGAAATCATTGAGCTTGCTGACCTGCAACTGGCCGGCGGACTTGCGCCGACCTTTGCTGCGCAAAGCGGCAAAACTGGCCAGGACCACCAGAATGGCGATCACCAGGGTCACGGTCTTGGCCAGAAAAACGGCGTACTCGGACAAAAACTCCATAAGACATCCAATGAGGCTTGAAAGGCTCATCATATGGGTTCGAGGCGAACAATGTCTAACTCATTGGTGACAGTTTGTGGCGCTGTTGTGACACTCAGAGCATGGCCTTTGGCCTCAGACCAGCACCATCTTAGCCCCCGCCTCGGCCACCATTTGGGACCACAGCGGGACCGACCTAAAGAGGCGCACATGCGTAGGCGGCAAGGACCCATGCGGGCACGCGGCAAGGCTCAGGCGCGAGGCCTACGGGGGTATTTGCATGTCAATTAAGACTGAGGTGGTCTTAGAGAAATTTTCTCCATATTTTCCTCAGACTTTATGGGCCCTCATGCCACCGCATAGACCTCAGCGACCAGCTCACCAAGGACCTCAGAGATGGCCTCAGCGTTAGCGATCCCACAGGTCGCCCCAAGGATGCCGACAAGCTTCCAGAACGCTCTGGACGTTAGGACAGCCTTCACGACTGCCCACGGTTTCATATGGACCATCGTTAAGGCTCCTGTTGATATGGTTCGTGTTGCAGTAGGTATCGTGGTGAAGCCTCAAACACCCGGATTTGTAGCGGATGAAACTCAAACCTTAAATTGGCTTGAGGCTTCCCACGAGACCCACGAGGTCCCCGCGAAGGGACCCCAATGGTTCTTGATGGTGGTGTTGTTACTCTTCTTCAGGCTCAGCGAAGACCACGCGAGTGATTAGCGGAAAGCTAACTGTCTCGGTCTGCAACTTCTCGGTAGGGTCGGCAGGGTTAGCCAGCTTCAAGCGAACTTTGCCCTGAGCGATTACGTCAGCCACACCGGTGACCTCAAGATCCCAGCCTTGAATGGCCGGATTGCGAGTGGTCCTTACGTCCCAGATGTCGCCGTCTGGTCCCTCACGGAAGGACAACGAAGAGAAGCCCATAGGCAGCATGAACACACCATGGTCTTCGCCTGAGTAGAACTGAGTACGGGTCCCCAAATAGTCTTCAAGGTCATCGTGTCCAGCACGCTGAGCGGCACGGTTCAGGACAGCAGACAAGGCCACAGGCATCAGCAGCACGAAGGACTCAAGGTCGCGACCCACTGCAAGGTTCAGGTTCATGGTCAGGGCGTCCACGATGTCCTCTGCACGCTCACGCGGAGTGGCACTCAAGGCACCCGTAAAGGTCTTGGTCTCAGTGGACTGAGAGTCCTTCAAGATCCCCGCAACGACACCACCACAGGTCAGCTCAAAGTCATCCAGCAACTTCTTACCGGTCTGCTGTAAGCCCTCACCGGACCAGCCAGCAATGAGATGAGCGTCCAAGAAGGTGGCACGGAAGGAGAACAATGCGGCCTTGTCGCAAGGCTCCGTGAAGATCACGTCCCCGACAATAGCCTGACCATTGGTGAACTCTGATTTGTCACCGTAGATGCTGGTACGAGGGTCGAAGGTAACCGAACGGTTCTGCATCACGACCAGTTGTTGAGCGGTTGGCTCAGTCTTGGCCGGACGGAACTCGCAAGGGATCGCATTAGCCGCTTCTTCCTTCCAGTCGCCCTCATTGAAATACTCGTCGAGGGCCTGAGAGAAGATCTCGACGTAAATACTGGTGTCCGCTGCCATTCCTTCCTTGATCTTGTCGGCACGGGTGAACTGAATACGGGTCGAGCCCTCAGTTTGGGACACGGTATATGCGTTGGGTGCTTCGTATTGATCGCGTTTCATGATGGGTATTTACTCCTGAATAAGTTGTCTTGAAGGGTTCGTAACGAGGGACGCTGTGGGGATCAGTCAAAGTCGGGGAAAGAGGACCATGCACCACCACCTCGGGCAGCTCGGGTCTCTGCACCCATACGGCGAATGCGCTCGTTCTGAGCGTTCTTCACAGCACGCTTACGCTCAACTTCAAGACGCGTCGGAAGGACCTGCTCTTTGGCTCGTTCAGCGAACCATGCAGCCTCAGCGATGCGTTTGGCCTCCTGCTGTTCTTCCTTAGCGAAGACCGTGAAGGCCCGACGGGTCTCTACAGGGAACGCGGCGGTACTCAGACCAGCATCACGGTACTGGCGGACGATCTCGGTGACCTTGGGGTCGTTCTTGCCAGCCATAGCCAACAGACCAGCCAGCATTACGCCCTCGGCATATTCTCGGGATACGACTTGGCCTTGAACTTCAAGACGATCAGGGGTGTTAACGATGTTCAGTTGCATGGGGTTGTGTCTCCTAATAGACACATAGATCAAGCCGTGCCGCATGGGCGACGAAGACCAGAGGCCAAGGAGTAAGCCACTCCGGCGCCGTCACGGCTTGTCTATATGTTCTGGGTTTGAGGGATGTATTCGACGACTGGGGGTGAAGCTTTTGCGGGTCGTCAAGGGACCTTCGGGCAGCATGGCGGACTGACCTAATGGGCACTTTTGGGTAGGGTCTTGCGGGTGCTGTTGGGGTGGTCGTTAAGCGATATGAGCGGACTCAGGAGAGAGGTCCAGGAATCGGGGGTACGCAATTGGTTGTCGGTTCAACGGTACGGACAAAGGCACCATCAAGAGAGCGTCCAGATGGATACCAGCGGCTATAAGGCTGTGCATGAAGGTCACCAAGTAGGCGCCGTGTTTCTCCTTCAAGAAAGCCTCAAGGGCCGCTTGATCGACTACACGACCACCCAAGGGATGGATCATTGAGATGGCCTTGCGCTTGTAGATATCGGTCCACTGATTGCGGATGGTGATGAGCTTCATACGTGACGCTGGGGTCGGGCATAGCTTGTTGAGTAGGTCGAGGTAGCTCATTGCTGGACCACCTGAGAGGAAAAACTGGGACGTCCTACACGCTTAACTGTCGATTGCTTGGCAGCTATCTTTGCCCTGCTCTTCTGAGCCTTCGTCTCAGCTACCTTTAGGTTGATCTCTTCGGCCTTGTTACGGAGCCAATCCAGACCACGAGGTTTTACCCGCCAGCCTTCACGATTCCCAAACTCCGAAGAGGCTTTCACAAAGGCACCCTTTTCAAAGCCGGACTTGTGTGGGCGTGGCGAGCCCTCACGGCTACCGAAGTTATCCATGGGGTATACAAAGGAGCCCATTGAGACCAAAGCGTCCAAGGCGAGTCGAGGTTGTTGAATACCAGCCACACGAGAAGCCTCAGTCCATGTCAGACCAGCACCACGGGCTTTCATGTCGAGGGTCGAGGCCTTGGGCATGTTGGCGTCAAGGTCTGCCCTGAGGCTACGGGACTCGGCTACAGCATTATTACGCATGGCAACAAAGGCATGGACGACCATCAGATAGAAGTCAGTTGAGACCCACATGGCATAGGCAATGGTCCCGGCCTCAGTAGCGAAGGTGCCACCAAGATCACCGTTTACGGTCTGCAAATTTGCAGAGCGTCGCAACTCATCAGCCACAGCATTACGCCATTGCGACGGTGCTTTTGACTCAGAAAGGTCAAGGCCCTTTTGAATCTCGTTGAGGTTCCACATACGATCTTGATTGGCAGAGAAAGTCCGACCGTTAATGACCACAGGTAGAAGTTCGGAAGTTTGCATTTCATGGTTTCCTTTTGATTGCTCCCTGAGTTCGCATCCACAGGCCAGCACAGAGACCCCATGACGGGTTCTGGCGAGTAGCACAGGGAGCAATCAGAAAGACTCTGTTGGCGTAGTGACCATGCGAATGGCCTTAGAGGTGGACGGTGTGTCCGGTGTATGTGAGGGTTTTTAAATGGCATCCA of the Pseudomonas sp. MAG733B genome contains:
- the sohB gene encoding protease SohB — translated: MEFLSEYAVFLAKTVTLVIAILVVLASFAALRSKGRRKSAGQLQVSKLNDFYKGLRERLEQTLLDKDQLKALRKSQAKTEKKQKKQPETKPRVFVLDFDGDIKASATESLRHEITALLTLATPKDEVVLRLESGGGMVHSYGLASSQLARIREAGVPLTVCIDKVAASGGYMMACIGEKIISAPFAILGSIGVVAQLPNVNRLLKKHDIDFEVLTAGEYKRTLTVFGENTEKGREKFQEDLDITHQLFKNFVSRYRPQLAIDEVATGEIWLGVAALDKQLVDELKTSDEYLAERAKQSELYHLHYAERKSLQERIGMAASGSVDRVLLSWWSRLTQQRFW